The sequence below is a genomic window from Marmota flaviventris isolate mMarFla1 chromosome 9, mMarFla1.hap1, whole genome shotgun sequence.
ctacctcccactgttggttttcattgttattttccatttcctcttcctgtaatgttttgccgaggatgttttgaagagatggttttctagctgcaaattcttttaacttttgtttatcgtggaaggttttaatttcatcttccatcctgaagcttaatttcactggataaacaattcttggttggaacccattttctttcaatgtttgaaatatgttattccaggatcttctagctttcagagtctgtgttgaaagatcagctgttatcctgattggcttacccctaaatgtaatctgcttcctttctcttgtaacttttaaaattctctccttattctgtatgttgggcatcttcattataatgtgtctaggtgtggatctcttatgattttgcacattcggcgtcctgtaggcttctaggatttgggattctgtctcattcttcaagtctgggaagttttctcatattatttcattgaatagattgctcattcctttggtttggagttctgtaccttcctgtatcccaatgactcttaagtttggtctcttaatgttatcccatatttcttggatgttcttctcatggtttcttaacagtcttgctgagctgtctatgttcttttcaagttgaaatactttgtcttcattgtctgatgttctatcttctatgtgttctactctgctggtagtattctccattgagcttttaagttggtttattgcttcctgcatttctaggatttctgtttgtttgtttttaataacctctatctccctgtatagttgatcctttgcttcctggatttgtttgtgtaattcattgtcgaagtgatctttcattgtctgattttgctgtctaatgtcttccttgatactccagatcatctgaagcatgtatatcctgaattctttatctgacattccatctgctgcagctgttccctcttctaaagttgagttgacctgcattgcttgtggtcctttctttccttgtcttttcatactgcttgcatttctttctgcttggtgaaactgttgtgtttttgaaatgtttttttttctcctatatatttatattgctcttgtatagttgaaaagtctcccttgcagggtcgggcagcggtctgcctaccctgcaggtgcgggcggcggctctgctctctccttactccaattggggtgtcatgactaccacgccggcaggtcactgggcctgttccgggcgcgggcggcggctctgttctgcccctactccaattggggtgacgagtgtaccacgctggcaggccaccgggcctgatccgcaggtcggttgcaggtttgcctaccctgcaggcgcgggcggcggttctgctctgcccctactccaaatggggtgagtgtctgtcgcaccggcaggccactgagCCTGTCCtgctggttggtcgcaggtctgcccacctttcaggcacgggtggcggctctgctctgcccctactccaattagggtgatgtgtgtaccatgccagcaggctcctgggcctgatccgctggtctgtcgcaggtctgcctaccttgcaggcgcgggcagcggctctgccctgcccctcctaccacacctgcagaccgctgggcctgatctgcaggttggtcgcaggtctgcccaccctgcgggcacgggtgggaGTTCCACTCCGCcaccactccaattggggtcacgtgaccaccacaccagtggggactgatccgggcgcgggcaaaggctctgctctgcccctactccagttggtgtgacgtgtgtaccacgctgggaggccactgggcctgacccgccagtctgtcgcaggtctgcttaccttgcaggcgcgggcagcggctctgccctgcccctcctaccatgcctgtgtaccactgggtcgcgggtctgcccaccttgcgggcgtgggtggcggctcctctccgccccctctccaattggggtcatgcgatCACCACACCGGCGAGCCCCTGGGCCTGCTCCGGatgcgggcggcggcccggctcctcccctctggctcgacgacaaatcgagagagactcgggtgtctgtgcctcaccctccctaccaggagaccaactgtttctgtcgccgctggtattgatgaagttctctcctctgccgctttctgatgacatcagatctctgccatgttggtatcctatgcaaatggcagcatttcgttccctttgccgggtaaccaaagcaacgggtgagtcctgaccggccctcagcaggacccggaccgagaagcagtttccgcgggctccttagccctgggccagagcagttccgggagctggaactcggcctctccgtgctcggtgtatgctctgataagagcaggctccaagaagcagtttccgcgggctccttagccctgggccaggccagttccgggagccggaactcggctgctccgtgctcggtgtatgctctgataaaagcaggctccaagaagcactcaggcactgagcctgagtaatctgtctgcaagccgcaggtgaatggcagcctgaaattacctgttctatggctgaatgagctgcggtcagtcaaaaacagggatggtgacgtcagctctccaagatggtggccgctggcctcctctgtggtctgaccggtgtggagaacctaaatggaccgcttccttcccccgtcacgaacccagaattcagcactgagtaaggtgcttgcacggctggcagaaactgcagcgctgtatccctgtgccactatctcctcctcgtttcccagcgtgcgctgcagactctagccgcggggtgatttgctgaataagcagtgttaccctccgtgcgacaaagctctcgcatttgagtccccgtagccgatcctcgtgcgatggaaatccttcctccaggttctggagcaccccactattgctggaaattcctaacaagatagcctttagcagtcctgacttgtcatactcccacacagtgacgcggcacacgggggcaatgcactcccctcgccaccATCTTCCAAGGGGCCCATTGCTTATTAATAACTACTACTGAACAGTTTAATGTGAGTTTCTTACATTCAGATTGAAGTTTTCCAAGCTGcaatctgtgatttttttaacataacaataaacattttaacatttgttttcatatatgtctAACCtgatttaatttcattccatgatagatggatataatattgattttttgcATGAGGTGAGATAGtgaagtttacatttttttccatgtgaaCATCAAATTATCAAtgatatttattgaaaagattttctttgtttcattgaatGGTCTTCACCTAAATGCAATAAATAATTGACTGAATTTATATGGGTCTATTTGAGGACATTTGTGTGACTACTTTgatccatttatcttttttacACCAATATTGTACTTTTCATTATTGTTCCTTTATAAAGGTCTTTATTTATGGTAGTCTAGATCCTCCAATTTCATTCAACCTTTTCAAGTTCATTTGTGCTATTTTCAGTACTTTGCATTTCTGTGTGATCAACTTGTAACATTCTAAAGATGTTtcctagaattttattttgagttttactGAATCTGCAAATAAACTTTGATGATGAAATGTCTGAAGAATATTGAAAGTTTAAATCTATAAAGATATTTCTCACTACATAAGTTTTCATAAGTCATCTCAGCAATGCTTTGAAGTTtcacaatatttttgttaatttattacaacatattttacattttataatgctATTAAGAAGACTATTTTATATATCCAATCATTCACTCATTGACTCAAAATATAATTGCTAAATGTAGACCTTCTGTATTGTTAACTTGCTAAGATCATTTATTGTTTCTAACAGTTTCTCagtattttccatatatatatatatatatatatatatatatatatatatataatgtcatatgcaaataaagatatttttagataCTTCATGATcattatgcctttaatttatctTTTACCCTGTGTACAATCTTCAGTAGAGCATCAAACAGAAAGTGGTGTAAGGGCTTCCTTGACAATCCATGAAGGTAGAAGGAAACCATTGGTTATATTACCAATAAATATATGCCAGATGTGGGGTTTTAAATTGCCATTAATCAAGTTATGGGAATACATTTATGTTCCCAGTTTTAAGGGTTTTTTACTCATTGGCTTGCTTACTTACTTGTTGGAATTAGCAGTgggtgttttaattttaattaacttactgtctttattgaaatgatcatattaaACTTATCTTATTCATTTAATGTGATAAATAGATTATAActgattttccaaatttttatcaACTTCATGTTCTTGAAATAAAGTTGACAGTGTCATTAGATATAatgattttatgtgttaatttatcttatttttaaaacagtttcttgcaaaacattttttctgcatttatgacacatttgttatttatttttttgtttccatgtAATTATAAGTTCTATGTATCCACAATAGGTTGGTCTTGCGAATGTGATGAAAAGTGTTCTCTCCTCcactatttttttctgactttgatGAGATTTatagtagttatttttaaaatttcacagagTTACCAGTGAAATCATTAGAAAACTTTTGATTATTCTTTCGATTTCTATCCCATTTTAAAtacttcttttctaatttattttttgcattatttatgATAAGTTGTTTTCAGTGAATTTCTTCATTATATCTAATTTGAACTATTGTTTGGCAAAGCTTGAAATATTCTGTtgaatatttgatatttgatGTCTTCCCTTTTATCCTAGCTTATCATTTGGAaatgtttatcttctttttttccatttaaaaaaataattttgcatcaCTAGTTGCTACTATTGTCAATCATCTCCCCTTTAAGTCTGCTGAAATTTTCATAGTGGTGACACTTAATCTACAgataaatttttgagaaaatggcatatcaaaaatattggtttgggctggggatgtggctcaagcagtagcatgctcgcctggcatgcgcagggtgctgggttctatcctcagcaccacataaaaataaaataaagatgttgtgttcaccaaaaattaaaaaaataaatattaaaaaattctctctctctctctctctgtttcaaaaaaaaaatattggttctCCCAAAGATGATCATGTCATATCTCTCTAATGTGTATCTTTTATTCTCAGACCTGTGTTATGACGTTGGATGAAGAGACATCTGTtgacacctttgttttatttttattcttagggagaaagattttaatatgtttctaATTATGAAATTTGCTATAGTACATAGGGTTTATGAGTTAAAGATACCCCTTTATAATCTTAGCTTTCTGTGTGTTTTTATCCTGAACCATTCTTGAATTGGGACAAATACTTATCTTGATCTAGTTAACTATCATGATATTTTTCTCTATGATTTTACTTTGTAGTATCTTAAATTGATAATCTTGTTAACCAACTTTGAATTACTGGGATAACCTTGCTTGGCCACAGTTTCTTGTCCCTGGATAACTTTGCACATAAGTATGCATACAAGTTCATGGAGGTTATTTTATGAAGTAGTTAATACAATTTCAATGTAAGTGCAAAGCTACTATCACCTTGCATTTCTTACATCAGTTGTAGTACATGTAACATGAATCTCATCTACATTCTCAGTTTTCAAGTTCATTGGCAAAATGTGGTTCCTAATATTCtccctttgtttattttgtaaacatgttacattattttaaaaataatacaaactacTTAAAATGGTTGGGTGTTGTTTTCTGTGAACGTCAATTAGGTTTAGTTGCTTATCTTCTCAGATCTTctatattaatttgatttttctaacCCCTTGTTTGTCAGTTACTTGGAAGATATACTAAAATATCCATCTATGATTTGACTACCAACTTGTCAATTTTTCCCTTCTAgtctcatcattttctttttgcccAAGAATATGTGAGTTTGTAATATTAGACACTGATAAGTTTaggtattttatatttgtgtggaATTGATAGTGTCATATACAAActgttgctttttatttctcctaatttttttgtattaaaactTGTGGTGTCTGttactttcctatattcatataagaatacacaaccagtgtaactccaaaTGATGTACAACCacgagaatgggaagttatactccatatgtatataacatgtcaaaatacattctactgttatgtataacaaaaaaagaataaaaaaattaaaaacagcaaacaaaaaaactttaaaaactctcTCTTATTTCATAGATGAGCTGTATGGACTCTGGACTCAATAATAAGGAGAATAATGAATGCTAAATAGGGCAGAAGTTGAATCAACTTTAATCATGATGGAAACTACCTCAGGCCttgtttatttccttaaaattttgcTGAGTATCAGTTTGTCTATCATATCAGCATTTgagaaagataaaggaaaaatggTGCATCTTTGTTAAAATAATTCTTCAGTAACAAAAAGAGGGAGAAGTAATGAGGTTTACTCCTTATGATGTTGTATAAGGAATATAAACAGGTATTACTGGGAATTTTGTACATGTAGTGAACCTCTGATGAACTAGAAGATAATGATTTattaacaaaaaatgaataaacttggAGCACGTAAAAAATTCTCTTGTCTGCAATAGCCACACTAACTCTTTCttgtatttctaaatatttgtctTCTCAATTTTTGTAATTAagagtaattattttatttcaattagcCCTTTGGTCATCTTATATTGATCTAATTACTGAAGAAACTTTTTTCCAAGTTCTTTTTGTTCCTATTTGTTTAATTTAGTCATatccttttttcttataatttttaataataaaatagatataatcactattattattgcattttccaCTATGTACCTTTTTGTTATTCAGCCTTTCATCATGTTGCAAAAGCTAAAGTAGATATTACAACATACACTCTTCACTCACTAAAGTCTATTTAAAATAGTATGTTTATCACTTTAACAATGTGAGAACCTCACAACATTTTAACTTCATTGACTCATTCTCTGCCCTTTTTGTGATAATTGTCATATAATTTATGTGTACATAAGTtaagaatttatatattatttctgccattttataaaattcattcataattaattaaatatttttcctgttaGTGTACTTATTTCTGcctttctatatttatattactaattattattctttattctgtCTAACATACTTTTGTATTCCCTCTCCGTTTTTGTTTATATGAATAGgtgttcattttatctttttttgaaagatattttaattgGATATATAATTCTAGTTGacaaaattttttctcagcacttaaaaatatgattttattgtcttttggtTCCACAGTATATTGAAAAGTTGACCACCAGCTAAAATGCTACCCCACTAGCAGTAATGTTCATAGGTTATGATGCCAACTCCTATGTGtatagtataaataaaatatctgcagCTCCACTATGGAAAGCGTCTGTGTCTGTGCATGAGCACATCTGTGGGCAAAGATGTTCatcacatattatttatttagacaGACTGAAAAGCATAAATACTCATAATTCAGTGTTGGTTAAGAAGTTATTTCTGATTCCATACTATGAAAACCTATGACAGAATCAAATGCAAGAAGTGTAGATAATATCATAaatgcattaagaaaaaaattagaattctgaGAGAAGATGGCAGATTGGAGGAAGGCCATACTTCCCAGCAGCTCCTCATTGTCAGACTTATAAAGTGGGAGAATTGATTCTTAGTGATGTGGGTGACTAAGGAAACTCACTGAAACTTAATATTGAagtgttatatacatatatatatatatatatatatatgtgtgtgtgtgtgtgtgtgtgtgtgtgtgtgtgtgtgtgtagagacaGGGTGGGAGGGAGAAAGTCAGAAactcaaatataaataataattagagAAGTGCCAACTTCAGTTGCAGCTTCCTTTTTGTGGCAGTAGCAAAGAGGAAGGGTGGcacagacaaaacaaacaaagaaacaaagcagGAGAACATGACTGacagataaaagaataaaaaataaaagaataaatgagttgGGGAAACCTATGGTTTAGGAAGGAAGACTAACTTAATTGACAGAGTCAGAAGTGGAAATGTGTTCACAATTATTTaggtaaacagatgaaaaatgGATCTGAAGGACATTCATTCACTCCTCCTTTCTCTTTAGAAGTCGAATATACAGTATAGAAGAAGCTAAAGTTCATGTAAACCAAGGAGAAGGTTTCTAGTGTCTTACTTCTTTCTTAAACCTAAGCAAAACACCTTCTGGAAGCCTTCTCTGAGTTCTCTGTTTCTAAGTGCATAAACAACAGGGCTGAGGGAAGGAGGGATAGTGTTGTGCAGCACTTTGAGTAGAACTGGATTCAAAGCATTCTTAGTCTCTGTCAGGTGAGTTACTGAAACCACTACAACAGCCGTGTAGAAGAAGAAGATGAGGATGAGATGGGAGCTGCAAGTGCTCAGAGCCTTGGAGACAGCTTCAGCAGAGTTCAGCCTAAAGATGAAGAGCAGAATCAGGGCATAGGTCAGTACAATAAGACTAAGATCACCACCCATTAGAAGCCATGCCACAACCAATTGACAAATACTATTGGGCCTCCTATCATCACAAGCCAGGCTTCTGACTCCAAGATTAGAGCACAGGCAATGTTCAATTTCATTCCTGGAACAATAATGATGCTGGGCTGCAAGTACAGGCACTGGAATGACAAACAAGCCATTTCTAAGCACCATGAACAGGGTAGCTTTGGTGATGAAGGAATTGGTGACAATCAATGGGTAGCGAAGAGGATGACAAATAGTTACATATCTATCAAAAGCCATGCAGAGGAAGACACCAGACTCCATGCCTAGAAAGCAGTGAATGGCATAAATTTGAGCAAAGCACTCTGGGAGGCTAATGGCCTTGGCATCAAACCAGAAGATGGCCAGGATCTTAGGCACAATGGTGGTGGACAGGCCCATGTCCACCACAGAGAGGATGCCCAGGAAAAGGTACATAGGCTGCTTCAGAGAAGAGTCCTGGTAGATGGTGGTGAGGATGAGGATATTTGCACCAATTGTGGAGAGATAGAGCAGTGCCAAAGGCAAGGAGAGCCAGTGCTGCCAGCTGTGAATGCCTGGGAATCCCATCAGAATGAACTCGGAGACCTGGAATTTGGAGCTATTGGAGCCCTTAAAAGATGCAGACATATTttcctaggagaaaaaaaaagagtgttgcTATCTCTGTGCATAATTATTATCAAACATTATTTTTGAACTTTCTTCATACAGGCTGGGTccataacaaaattaattttgtagtTCATCTTACTGTAATTTAAGGTGAATAACAAGAAAGTTCCAGGATTTTATCCAAGGAAGGGAAGCTTAAAAGTCACAATTGTTTAAACTGAGATGCAGGTAAGTTTCAAAGctcttccctagcatgcatgaggccctgggttctgttcaCATTACTGCCCCCACCCCAAAATAAGACAATTATAATGTTTAACTATATAGGGAAAATTCAACATAAATCTCAAATCTTCATTTGTATCATACTCAATTACCCCAAGCTGGAACCACCACATAAACAAGATTCTAGCTTTTCTCAAACTTCTTTCCTTTAGTTTTGGAAGCAAGTGGATGTGCTTGTTCTCTTCATATTTTCCCAATGTTTCTGACTGAAATGATTACCAACTAACAATAACTAGACTTGTTAATATGGAATTATGAGTGATTGAATTTTTTAGCCACTCCATTCATTCCAAGTTGATATAGATATCCACTGATGTTTTATTATAGCCTAACAAAATTTGTTATAATAAACTTCAAAAGATTGGCAGAAATAAAGTACAGAGTGGGGatagaaatatttccttttatactattttgtaattattt
It includes:
- the LOC114098523 gene encoding olfactory receptor 56B1-like — its product is MSASFKGSNSSKFQVSEFILMGFPGIHSWQHWLSLPLALLYLSTIGANILILTTIYQDSSLKQPMYLFLGILSVVDMGLSTTIVPKILAIFWFDAKAISLPECFAQIYAIHCFLGMESGVFLCMAFDRYVTICHPLRYPLIVTNSFITKATLFMVLRNGLFVIPVPVLAAQHHYCSRNEIEHCLCSNLGVRSLACDDRRPNSICQLVVAWLLMGGDLSLIVLTYALILLFIFRLNSAEAVSKALSTCSSHLILIFFFYTAVVVVSVTHLTETKNALNPVLLKVLHNTIPPSLSPVVYALRNRELREGFQKVFCLGLRKK